GGGACCGTGTTGAGAAGGAACAACCTATCGTTGAAATAAGTACCGATAAGATTGATACCGAAGTGCCTGCATCCGTTACCGGTGTTATAAAGAAAATTCTGTATCCTGAAGGAAAGACAGTGCCGGTACAGACAGTAATTGCTTACCTTGAGGCTGTTGAACAAACAGAAGACGCAGATATACCAGAAGAAAAGCTCAAGGCAGCAAAGGCGGTTGAAAAAGCAAAGGTACCGGAAGAAATTGAAAAAGCAGAAGAGAAAGAAAGAAGATACTCGCCCCTGGTGCGGAAATTAGCTCAGGAATATGCTATTAATCTGGAAGAAGTAAAGGGTACGGGTGAAGGAGGCCGTGTTACAAAAAAAGACGTTATGGATTATATGGCTTCAAAAGCCGTTACTTCTGCGCCTTCCCGAACAGAAGGCGAAACAAAGATTTTTGAGAGAGAAACGCTTATTCCTTTCAATCCCAAGCGAAAGATTACCGCCGGCAGGATGGTACAAAGCAAGCGGGCAGCAGCTCATGTAACAACCGTATTTGAGATTGATATGACATCTATTGAACGATATCGGGAATTGAACAAAGACGCCCTGAAAAGAGAGGAGATACATCTTACGTATCTGCCGTTCGTAACGCTTGCAACAGCACGCGCACTTAAAGAACATCCTCTCCTGAACTCCTCCTGGACAGATGAGGGTATCGTGCAGAAAAATTATTATAATATAGGAATAGCCGTATCTCTTGAGGATGGACTCATCGTTCCTGTAATACAAGATGCTGATAAAAAGGATCTGCTGCAATTAGCTCAGGAAATTCAGGATCTGGCTCAACGTTCGCGCACAAAGAGATTAAAACCCGAAGATGTACAGGGAGGGACTTTCACTATTACCAATTATGGTATTAACGGAAGTTTGTTTGGAACGCCTGTCATCGTACTGCCACAAGCGGCTATATTAGGTGTTGGATCTGTACTGAAAAGACCTGTTGTCATAGCGGATGCGATTGCAATTCGTTCCATGATGTATCTCAGCCTCTCATTCGATCACCGGATTATGGATGGAGCAAATGCCGATATGTTTCTTCGCAGAATAAAAAATATTTTAGAAGGATGGGAGGTTTCCCCTTATAAGAAGGAGATATCGTATGAAAAGACAAAATCTTCTCCTCCAGCTTGATATCATGGAATACGGTGAAGCCTGGGAGCTTCAAAAGTTGTTATTAGACGCCAGAATTTCTGATATAATAAAAGATTGTTTTCTCTTACTTCAGCACCCTCCTACTTTTACGTTTGGCCGCAGATATAAAGAAATTAATTTAATAGCAAATAAAAGGCAGTATGAGGATAAGGGTTTTACCGTCTATAAAACGGACCGGGGTGGCCTGGCTACTTATCACGGTCCAGGCCAGATAGTTGGTTATCCTATTATAAAAATGTGTACCTATACGAAAGACTACTATCAATACCTGAGAATGCTGGAAGAGGTGATGATAAGGACGCTATCAGACTTTGGCATCAGGGCGGAACGAAAAGAGGAATACACAGGAGTCTGGATAAACAAGGCAAAGATCGGATTTATTGGTGTCCGGATTGCACTTGGCTATACCATGCATGGATTCTCTCTTAATGTAAATAACGATGTATCGCCATTCAATTATATAACTCCTTGTGGAATTCAGGGAGTAACGACTACGTCTGTTCAGGAACTGTCCCGTACAAAAATATCTGTTTCTGATGTATATACGAGAATTGCCAGTCATTATTCAGAGGTATTTCAAATACAACTCCTGCCGGTTGAAATGGAACCAATATTCCAAAAGATTGGTTTTAAGAAAAAGAGGCTTCTTTGCAAAGGCGCAAACCTGAAGGTTTGTCCTGCGTAGTTGAAATTTCTAAATATTAAGTGAGGCACGGAAAAGCTATCCCTGCTTAAAGCCTGCAGGGCAAGGTTTGTTCATGTCACCCTTTAACATTTACAAGGATCATAATTTTATGATCAAATAAGAAGATATAAATATAAAAGACTGCAAAAATAAGATTCGTGAAAAGGGTATGAAAAAAGAGATCTTTGGCAGTATAAAGGATAAGGAAATAGCTCACATAACGTATGACCGATGGATGGGAGGTCCACGCGGGCCGGAAAGAATAACATTTAAGGATGGCAGCGCTGTAATATTTAAATGCGATATCCGACATTACTGGATGGCCGATAATCCCGATACACCAATTCGGGAAGCGATTGTTTATCAAATCGATAAGATAGTAGAACTTGGCCTGGTGCCTAAAACGATGGTGATCGATGACACCATCAATAAAACACGATACGATGGCTCAGTTCAGGAATGGATCCAGGATGCTAAAGATGGATATCAGGTAGAAAAATTTACCGAGGAACAGAGAAAAGATTTTCTACGGTTAAAGGTGTTTGATTTTGTAATCGGAAATAGCGACAGGCATTTAGGAAATATCTTATTTACAGAAGACGGTAAGATGCATGCTGTAGATAATAATGCCTGCCTTATTATCGATAAGCATGAGGATATTTTATCTTTTTCAGATTCAATAATACCCTTTTTTAGCAGAACTGTTGTTCATGATATGCCATATATTGTTGATCTCATAGAAAAGTTTTATGATAATAAAAACAAAATATTAGACCTCATAGATAAATATATCCATGACAATACAGAACTTGCTAAGCTTATGGTAGAGTCCAGGATTAATTATCTCTACAGGATGATAAAAAAATATAAACCATTCTCCAGAAAGTATAGAGAATGGCGAAAGGGGTTGGAGGAGGAAGTGAATGCTATCTTACAAAGGAATGTCTTACCGTAGAAACCGAAAAAACCGGCAGGACAATGCATAGTTTAAAACAATAAGGCAGATTGGCGCTCTAAGGGCCTATCCGAAAACTTCTTTTGAAACATATTTCTTTTGTGGCTTATAGGGTTTTCGGATAGGCTCTCAGTAATTTTCTCGGTTCTCTCTCTGCGGTAAACATATGAAGTGAAGGTAAAAAATATAAGGTATGAAAATACTGATAATATCCGATATACATGGTAATCTCAATGCATTAGAAGCGGTATGTAAAGAAGAAGCTGATTTAGTTTTTTGTCTGGGTGATATAGTAAATTATGGGCCATACCCCGGGGAATGTATTAAAAAAGTTCAGGACTTAACGGATACCATTGTTCGTGGAAATCATGATCATGCGGTAGGGAGGAATATGGATTGCGGGTGTTCTGTAAAATATCAGGAACTCAGTAATGCGGGAAAGGCCTTTACACGTGACATCTTAAACACATCCGAAAAAAACTTTCTTGGTAATTTACCCATAACACTGCATAGAGAAGCAGAAGGGAAGTTATTTTTATTAGTGCACGGCTCGCCCAGTGGCGATATTTATAAATACCTTAAACCCGATATTTCTGATGAGGAGTTAGAGGACAAGATAAAGGGTATTCATGCCGATGTTATTTTTATCGGTCATACGCATCTTCCGATGATACGGAGAATTAAGGATATAGTTATCGTGAATCCCGGCAGTGTGGGTCAACCCCGTGATGGTGTCCCTGAGGCATCATACGCGGTATGGGAAGATGGTCATATTGAGATAAAACGGGTGCAATACAATATTGAGGCAACTATTCGCGGATTACAAGCAACAAATATGCCATATCAACAGATTGAAATACTTGCAGGGATTTTAAGAAAGGGCGGAATGTAGGGGCGAATCGGCGGGTTGTCCCCCTATGCATGTCTTATCCTTACCCACAAGTTAGGTAGGGAACGAAGATAGAAGCAAGGTAAACCACGAAGAACACGAAGAGAGAAGTGGCGTAGAGCAGCAAGATTTTGCATCTTTATTGAGATTTGGAATTCTCTTATTCTTCATGTACTTCGTGTTTTTTGTGGTATTTAAAGATGTGGGTAAGGACAAGATGCATGCGGGGGCAGGTTTAAAACCTGCCCCCTACGTACTATTTTTAATTATTGTATTACAATAAACTATTTGTCATAATGTAATTCAAGGTAAGATTTGTATGGAAAATTGTTTAGGGTAAGATAACAATGTCAAATGAAGCTGAAAAAGATACGAACCATCCATCAGAAAAAGTGGAAATTGTACAGCCATCCGAGGTGCTATTTGCAGAACAACAGGCAATTATCCAATCTCTAAAACAAGAATTAGAATCGGGTAAGAAAAGGATTTGTGAAACTCAGGAGGCTATGCGGAGACTTGCCGCTGATTTTGATAATTACCAAAAACGGGTAGTAAAAGAACGTCAGGATATTGAACGCACAGCTACTGCATCATTGATCAAAAAGCTATTGGATATTTACGAGAGCCTGGAAAAAGCGATTTGTTCGTCAAAAAATGCGGCAGGAAATGAAATTGTGGATGGGATTAAATTAATTTTTAAAGAATTTTCTCGCATCATGAAGTCAGAAGGTTTGGAACCTATACATTCTATAGGCATCCCTTTGGATGTTTATAAGCACGAGGTCTTCATGCGAAAGATTGATGATAATGTCCCTGAAGATACCGTTTTGGAAGAGATTCAAAAGGGTTATTTACTAAATAAATTTGTATTAAGAACTGCAAAAGTGGTAGTATCACAGAAATCAAAACAGGAAAATATTCAGAATCTGGAAAAGACAGAAGAGGAAAAAGGAGGTTAAGACATGGCAAAGATTATTGGTATAGATTTGGGGACAAGTAATTCTGCTGCAGCCGCGTTGATTGGTGGCAAACCCACCATAATTCCCAGTGCGGAAGGCTCAACCCTGGGGGGCAAAGCATTTCCTTCATATGTTGCATTTACAAAAGATGGTGAAAAACTTGTGGGTGAACCTGCAAGAAGGCAGGCTGTTAGCAACCCTGAAGGGACTATCTATGGAATTAAGAGAAAAATGGGCACCGATCATAAAGTCACCATTCGCGGTAAAACCTTCACTCCTCAGCAAATATCCGCGTTTATCTTGCAGAAGATAAAACAGGATGCCGAAGCATTTCTTGGTGAACGGATTGAAAAGGCGGTAATTACCGTTCCTGCCTATTTTAATGATAATCAGAGGCAAGCTACCAAAGACGCGGGAACTATTGCCGGACTGGACGTAGTCCGTATTATTAATGAGCCTACAGCAGCAGCATTGGCCTATGGGCTTGATAAGGTTGAGAAATCCCAAAAAATCCTTGTGTTTGATTTTGGCGGTGGTACCCTGGATTGTACCGTTATGGACTTCGGGCAAGGTGTTTTTGAGGTAGTTTCAACAAGTGGCGATACCCAACTGGGTGGCACCGATATGGATAACACTATTGTTGAATATCTGGTGGATGAATTTAAGAAGGAATACGGTATTGACATTAAAAATGATAAGATGGCTATGCAACGGTTAAGAGAAGCTGCGGAAAAGGCGAAAATAGAGCTTTCGACAACCCTCACAACTGATATTAATCTTCCGTTCCTTACCGCCGATGCCTCCGGGCCGAAACACTTTACCCATACATTAACCAGGGCAAAGCTGGAACAACTTGTTTCTCCGATCGTCAGCCGATGCGCTCATTCAGTTGAACAGGCATTAAAAGATGCCAAGTTGACGCCAAATGACATCGACAAGGTTATTCTTGTTGGCGGCCCCACACGTATGCCGGTCGTACAGAGGTTTGTTGAAGATTATTTAGGGAAGAAAATCGAACGGGGAATTGATCCTATGGAATGTGTAGCCATGGGCGCAGCTATTCAGGCTGGTGTATTATCCGGAGAGGTTAAAGATCTTGTTCTTCTCGATGTAACGCCTCTCTCCCTTGGTATCGAAACCCTTGGTGGTGTGTTAACCCGTTTAATAGACAGAAACACAACCATTCCTACCAAGAAGAGCCAGGTTTTTACAACAGCGGAGGATAACCAGACGAGTGTGGAAATCCATGTACTTCAAGGCGAAAGGGCAATGGCCAGAGATAATGTGACACTGGGGAAGTTTCATCTTACCGGTATACCTCCTGCGCCACGGGGTGTTCCTCAGGTTGAAGTAAGTTTTGATATTGATGCAAATGGTATTATCAACGTTCATGCAAAGGATCTTGGCACAGGAAATGAACAAAAAATTACCATTACGGCTTCAACAAAGCTGAATAAAGAAGATATTGACCGCATGGTGAAACAGGCACAGGAATATGCAGACCAGGATAAACGGTCAAAAGAAAAGGCCGAAATAAAAAATAAGGCAGATAATCTTGCTTATAGTGCGGAAAAGACCTTAAAGGACATGGCAGGAAAGGTAGATGCTGCTCAGAAAGAAAAGGTCGAAGCTGCTATCCGGGATTTGAGAGAATCGGTAAAATCCGAAGATGAAACGGGTATGCAGCAAAAGATGGATGCCCTGACAAATGTGTTGCATGAAATTAGCGCGAAGATGTATCAGGAATCTGCAAAAAAAGGAGAACAGCAACCACCACCACCTCCTCCTCCCGGAAGTGAAGGGAAGAAAAAGGAAGGGAAGAAGGGTGAAGGTGGAGAGGAAGATATTATCGATGCTGATTATGAAGTAAAAGAATAACATAAAAATTGCAAAAGGACACAGATGAACGCAGATAAACACTGATTTTACAACAGCATATAAAAGCAATGTGAATCGCCTATGGGATGTGTTAAATAAAGTACCTGCATCATGTTTTATTGGTACTTATCTGTGTTAATCTGTGTCCAACTGCAGAATTTAACTATCATATTTCTATTTTTATTCTACGGTTTTTAATCCTGCCTACAATAACTCTTATTCAAATTACAGTTGCCTATATCCTGGATCTCCTTATCGGTGATCCTCAATGGGCTTATCATCCGATCCGATTGATCGGGAAGCTTATAGAAAGTGTTGAATGTATCTTACGAAGGTTATCCATCCCTGAACGGATTGCCGGGATATTTTTGACTACGATCATCGTAACAGTAACATATCTGACAACGTATGCAGTAATACGGGTATCGGGGCAATGGTATTACGTCTGTGAAATAATGACAGGAACTGTTGTTATTTATTTTGCAATTTCTATAAGAAGTCTGGCTGATGAAGCAAAAAAGGTAATGACATTTCTGAAAGAAAATGATTTAATACAGGCCCGAAAAGCGCTGTCACAGATCGTAGGACGTGATACAGCGTATCTCAATGAAGAACAGATAATACGGGCTTGCGTGGAAACTGTCGCTGAGAGCAGTGTAGATGGTATCTTATCACCCTTATTTTATTCTTTTGCCGGGGGGCCGGGTGCAGCGATGGCCTATAAGGCTGTAAGTACGCTTGATTCTATGGTTGGACATAAGGACGAGAGATATATCCGGTTTGGCTGGGCGTCTGCAAGACTGGATGATGTAGCTAACTACATTCCAGCCAGAATTTCTGGCGTGTTAATTCCGATAGCATCTTTTCTCTGTGGTTATGGTCTCCGGAAATCTTTGAGAATTGCTTTTCGTGATGGTCGTAAACATCAAAGTCCCAATAGCGGCATTCCCGAAGCTGCTATGGCGGGAGCCTTAAGAGTACAGCTAGGGGGGCCGAGTACTTATCAGGGTGAGGTGATAAAAAAACCATTCATCGGAGATGTTCAGAATCGATTAACTTTGGAATCGATAGGTATGGCAATAACCATAATGCAGGTTGCCTCTCTTTTGTTTTTGACCTGTGGAATCGGAGTTGTTGTGTGCCTGAAATGGGCCTTTTCGTAAAAAAACTCAGGCGGGTTTGAGTTTGTAACCCAATGTTATTACGATGCAATGGTGGATTAAACGGAGCGAATCCGCCAAAGGGATAAATTCTGCAGGATGCTTAACTCAATGACATTGGATCGTAACCTGAACCATTTATTTTGGCCGAACACGATACCATGAAAACATGTTTTAAAACCAATCGATATACAATGGGATTTGCCAATAATCTGGTAGAAGGCTTGGACCCAAGGTCAAAAATTATCTCATTTCTTTCCATAATCCTCTGTATGGTATTGACGCCTATTACCCGTCTGAAGGACTTCGGATTGTATTTTTTACTCATACTGGCAATAGCATTCATAGCAAAGATCACACCCAGGCAAATACTGAAAAGGATGTTTTTCTTAATTCCTTTTATTCTTTTCGTTGCAATTTTTATCCCTTTTATAAAAGAGGGAAATGTTTATTGGTCGATAAAGATAGGTTATTGGCAACTGCGTGTTACCTATGAGGGCGTCTGGACATTTTTAAATGTTATTATAAAATCGGGTTTGTCGATAATCTTACTGGTGATTGCCTCCTCTACGACAACCTTTCCTGATTTTTTACAAGGAATGGAAATGCTTCGCATGCCGCGCTTATTGGTAATACTCATGTCATTTATGTATCGTTATATCTTTGTGCTTTTTGATGAAGCCAAACGATTGATGCGGGCAAGAGCTCTCCGGTATTTTGGGTCCCGGTATAGTGAACAATTATGGATAATTGGATATATGATCGGGGTATTATTTATCAGAACCTTTGAGCGTGCAAGGAGAATTTACAGTGCGATGACCATCAGGGGATTTACCGGGGAAATACGGAGTATTAAACGGTTTCAGTTCTCCTATATAGACTTTTTATTTATAACCGGTATAATTATATCGCTATTATTCATTGTATCAGGTATTGTTTATAAATTAGAACATATGAAAATAAACAACGCGCACCTATGGCAAGCATTATAAAAGTTTCAAATCTGAATTACCGTTATCCTGACGGGACGGTAGGGCTAAAAGACGTTAGTTTTGAGGCGGAAGAAGGGGAGACGTTGGTCATTATCGGCGCCAATGGAACTGGCAAGTCAACGCTGTTTATGAACCTGACGGGTATCCTGGAAGGCGATGGGCATATTACTATTGCAGGTTTAATGTTAAACAAAATACAGGTGAAAGAGATCAGACGGAAAGTAGGTATGGTATTTCAAAATCCTGATGATCAACTGTTTTGTCCTACCGTTATTGACGATGTTTCGTTTGGGCCTTTAAATTTAGGATGGGATAATAACGAGGTGATGGTTGCATCACAAAAGGCGTTAGCGCTGGTCGATCTGGAAGGCTACGAATCCCGTACATCATATCATCTGAGTTTTGGCGAAAAGAAAAGGGCAGCTATTGCCACCGTACTATCTATGGATCCAAAGATCTTGTTGCTCGATGAACCCACGAGTGGATTAGACCCCAGGAGTACATCGAAATTTATCAATATACTGTATACCCTAAAATCTCAAGGCAAGACGATCCTCATTGTAACACACGATATCTTCCTTGCGCAGGGGATAGCTGATAAGGTGCTTGTTTTTAGTGAGGAAAAAAGACCCGTGGCGATAGGGAGTTATAAAGAAATATTAAGCAATTATGGCCTATTATTAAAAAATAATCTGATTTATCAGCACCAGCACTGTCATGACTACACAGTACATAAACATGAACACCGGCACGGATACATCCATGAACATTTATAGTATAAATCTTGCCGATGATATTTGTGCGGATGGGATATGCTGTTTCATGAGCATTCCAAAGGAACAGAATCATTTAGGGATGTGGAAATCTTTTCTTAAACGGGGTACTGCATCGTATGGTGTGAAACTGCTGTATACAGCTCTGGAAGCAAAGGATATAGTATACCGTCCTTGCCGGTGTTTGAATTTTTATTTGAAAGAGGTCGATACACCAAACGGTCCTGCCCTCAGGGTATTATTACGATGCGGTATATTTGGTAAGAACTGCAGGCCTTATACCTGTAAAGCGTTTCCGGATAAGGCAGACAGTTTTATGCATGATGTTCCCGCCCCTTGTATCTATAATGAATACCTGGCACATGAAAATTATGTAAAATTAAAACATAAGCATATTTTTACTCTGTTTTATGCTATTAAGGATGATCATACTTTACTGAGAAAGATTTTCCCCGGATATACAGCAGAAGAAGTCAGAAAAAAATTAAGTCAATGCAGTGAGGTTGGTAAAATGAGCGCAATCTGGAATGAAAAACCGTCCGAATACTTCATTCTGGAGGTGTCAAAGGTTAGTTCCGTTTTGTATATATCTGAGGCGCATCCAAAGATTACCGGTGTAAAACAGGCGTATCGCCTTTGGCAAGGTCACATTGAGACCTGGCTGGAGAGGCATTATGGCAGCACATGGCAGGATTATTTAACCCGTGCAATTGAACAAGATGATCGTAAAAAGATACATTAAGGGAATACATAGATTATGAGTAAAAGGAATACGATACTTACCT
The genomic region above belongs to Candidatus Jettenia caeni and contains:
- a CDS encoding lipoate-protein ligase, with product MKRQNLLLQLDIMEYGEAWELQKLLLDARISDIIKDCFLLLQHPPTFTFGRRYKEINLIANKRQYEDKGFTVYKTDRGGLATYHGPGQIVGYPIIKMCTYTKDYYQYLRMLEEVMIRTLSDFGIRAERKEEYTGVWINKAKIGFIGVRIALGYTMHGFSLNVNNDVSPFNYITPCGIQGVTTTSVQELSRTKISVSDVYTRIASHYSEVFQIQLLPVEMEPIFQKIGFKKKRLLCKGANLKVCPA
- a CDS encoding molecular chaperone DnaK — translated: MAKIIGIDLGTSNSAAAALIGGKPTIIPSAEGSTLGGKAFPSYVAFTKDGEKLVGEPARRQAVSNPEGTIYGIKRKMGTDHKVTIRGKTFTPQQISAFILQKIKQDAEAFLGERIEKAVITVPAYFNDNQRQATKDAGTIAGLDVVRIINEPTAAALAYGLDKVEKSQKILVFDFGGGTLDCTVMDFGQGVFEVVSTSGDTQLGGTDMDNTIVEYLVDEFKKEYGIDIKNDKMAMQRLREAAEKAKIELSTTLTTDINLPFLTADASGPKHFTHTLTRAKLEQLVSPIVSRCAHSVEQALKDAKLTPNDIDKVILVGGPTRMPVVQRFVEDYLGKKIERGIDPMECVAMGAAIQAGVLSGEVKDLVLLDVTPLSLGIETLGGVLTRLIDRNTTIPTKKSQVFTTAEDNQTSVEIHVLQGERAMARDNVTLGKFHLTGIPPAPRGVPQVEVSFDIDANGIINVHAKDLGTGNEQKITITASTKLNKEDIDRMVKQAQEYADQDKRSKEKAEIKNKADNLAYSAEKTLKDMAGKVDAAQKEKVEAAIRDLRESVKSEDETGMQQKMDALTNVLHEISAKMYQESAKKGEQQPPPPPPPGSEGKKKEGKKGEGGEEDIIDADYEVKE
- a CDS encoding cobalt ABC transporter permease component, which codes for MGFANNLVEGLDPRSKIISFLSIILCMVLTPITRLKDFGLYFLLILAIAFIAKITPRQILKRMFFLIPFILFVAIFIPFIKEGNVYWSIKIGYWQLRVTYEGVWTFLNVIIKSGLSIILLVIASSTTTFPDFLQGMEMLRMPRLLVILMSFMYRYIFVLFDEAKRLMRARALRYFGSRYSEQLWIIGYMIGVLFIRTFERARRIYSAMTIRGFTGEIRSIKRFQFSYIDFLFITGIIISLLFIVSGIVYKLEHMKINNAHLWQAL
- a CDS encoding putative co-chaperone GrpE gives rise to the protein MSNEAEKDTNHPSEKVEIVQPSEVLFAEQQAIIQSLKQELESGKKRICETQEAMRRLAADFDNYQKRVVKERQDIERTATASLIKKLLDIYESLEKAICSSKNAAGNEIVDGIKLIFKEFSRIMKSEGLEPIHSIGIPLDVYKHEVFMRKIDDNVPEDTVLEEIQKGYLLNKFVLRTAKVVVSQKSKQENIQNLEKTEEEKGG
- a CDS encoding cobalt ABC transporter ATP-binding component; this encodes MASIIKVSNLNYRYPDGTVGLKDVSFEAEEGETLVIIGANGTGKSTLFMNLTGILEGDGHITIAGLMLNKIQVKEIRRKVGMVFQNPDDQLFCPTVIDDVSFGPLNLGWDNNEVMVASQKALALVDLEGYESRTSYHLSFGEKKRAAIATVLSMDPKILLLDEPTSGLDPRSTSKFINILYTLKSQGKTILIVTHDIFLAQGIADKVLVFSEEKRPVAIGSYKEILSNYGLLLKNNLIYQHQHCHDYTVHKHEHRHGYIHEHL
- a CDS encoding cobalamin biosynthesis protein, which produces MVLICVNLCPTAEFNYHISIFILRFLILPTITLIQITVAYILDLLIGDPQWAYHPIRLIGKLIESVECILRRLSIPERIAGIFLTTIIVTVTYLTTYAVIRVSGQWYYVCEIMTGTVVIYFAISIRSLADEAKKVMTFLKENDLIQARKALSQIVGRDTAYLNEEQIIRACVETVAESSVDGILSPLFYSFAGGPGAAMAYKAVSTLDSMVGHKDERYIRFGWASARLDDVANYIPARISGVLIPIASFLCGYGLRKSLRIAFRDGRKHQSPNSGIPEAAMAGALRVQLGGPSTYQGEVIKKPFIGDVQNRLTLESIGMAITIMQVASLLFLTCGIGVVVCLKWAFS
- a CDS encoding 2-oxoglutarate dehydrogenase complex E2 component; amino-acid sequence: MPIDVIMPQMGESVAEGTILKWLVQEGDRVEKEQPIVEISTDKIDTEVPASVTGVIKKILYPEGKTVPVQTVIAYLEAVEQTEDADIPEEKLKAAKAVEKAKVPEEIEKAEEKERRYSPLVRKLAQEYAINLEEVKGTGEGGRVTKKDVMDYMASKAVTSAPSRTEGETKIFERETLIPFNPKRKITAGRMVQSKRAAAHVTTVFEIDMTSIERYRELNKDALKREEIHLTYLPFVTLATARALKEHPLLNSSWTDEGIVQKNYYNIGIAVSLEDGLIVPVIQDADKKDLLQLAQEIQDLAQRSRTKRLKPEDVQGGTFTITNYGINGSLFGTPVIVLPQAAILGVGSVLKRPVVIADAIAIRSMMYLSLSFDHRIMDGANADMFLRRIKNILEGWEVSPYKKEISYEKTKSSPPA